In the genome of Leptospira inadai serovar Lyme str. 10, one region contains:
- a CDS encoding TlpA family protein disulfide reductase, protein MSQKIKILLSFVLLLLFFATGKAFSEEISNIPLYTVAQERKTLYQELAILKPKELLIVNFTSSTCIPCKEEVPRLVSFVENWNSSNKQGTRLVLWIVFLEDTLDSAIETAATLKVGTRAEILYDTLNTSMKHLRFRGTPTSYVLDKSRKILFTGSGYTEENWRRMILAIEQNGRYE, encoded by the coding sequence ATGAGCCAGAAAATAAAGATTCTCCTCAGCTTCGTTCTACTTCTACTATTTTTCGCGACGGGAAAGGCGTTCTCGGAAGAGATTTCCAATATTCCCTTATATACCGTCGCTCAAGAACGTAAAACGCTCTATCAAGAACTTGCGATATTAAAACCGAAGGAATTACTGATCGTAAATTTCACTAGCTCGACCTGTATCCCCTGCAAAGAGGAAGTACCGAGACTCGTATCCTTTGTCGAAAATTGGAATTCCTCGAATAAGCAAGGAACCAGGCTAGTGCTGTGGATCGTTTTTTTGGAAGACACTCTCGATAGCGCAATCGAAACGGCCGCTACCTTAAAGGTAGGCACACGGGCAGAAATTCTGTACGATACCTTAAATACGAGCATGAAACATCTTAGATTTCGAGGAACTCCTACTAGCTATGTTCTTGATAAAAGCAGAAAGATCCTTTTTACAGGATCCGGATATACGGAAGAGAACTGGCGACGCATGATTTTGGCCATCGAGCAAAACGGAAGATACGAGTGA